Proteins from one Deinococcus actinosclerus genomic window:
- a CDS encoding citrate/2-methylcitrate synthase, whose amino-acid sequence MTNTASIAKGLEGVLFTESKLTFINGTEGILTHLGIPIQEWAENSTFEELSLALLNGQLPTAAELAQFDADLKANRAIPEALTEIIKGMPRGVHPMQALRTAVSYLGLLDPQAEDTSAEGRRAIATRMIAQFSTIIAAINRAQEGQDIIAPRMDLTHAGNYLYMLSGKEPTAEQARLFDIALVLHVDHGMNASTFTAIATGSTLSDMYSCITSAIGALKGPLHGGANEAVMDMLDEVGTPDKAEAFITKKLDNKEKIMGVGHRVYKYFDPRSRVLRDYAEHVANKEGKSNYYQILETIEKVVVDRIGSKGIYPNVDFYSGTVYSDLGIKKEYFTPIFALARISGWCASLIEYTGNNRLLRPDAVYTGATDAHYVKLQDRQ is encoded by the coding sequence ATGACGAACACCGCCAGTATCGCCAAAGGACTCGAAGGCGTTCTCTTCACCGAGAGCAAACTCACGTTCATCAACGGCACCGAAGGCATCCTGACCCACCTGGGCATTCCGATCCAGGAATGGGCGGAAAACAGCACCTTCGAGGAACTGTCCCTGGCCCTCCTGAACGGCCAGCTGCCCACCGCCGCCGAGCTCGCGCAGTTCGACGCGGACCTGAAAGCCAACCGCGCGATCCCCGAGGCGCTGACCGAGATCATCAAGGGCATGCCGCGCGGCGTGCACCCCATGCAGGCGCTGCGCACCGCCGTGTCCTACCTGGGCCTGCTGGACCCGCAGGCCGAGGACACCAGCGCCGAGGGCCGCCGCGCCATCGCCACGCGCATGATCGCGCAGTTCTCCACGATCATCGCCGCGATCAACCGCGCGCAGGAAGGGCAGGACATCATCGCGCCCCGCATGGACCTGACCCACGCCGGGAACTACCTGTACATGCTCAGCGGCAAGGAACCCACCGCCGAGCAGGCCCGCCTGTTCGACATCGCCCTCGTGCTGCACGTGGACCACGGCATGAACGCCAGCACCTTCACCGCCATCGCCACCGGCAGCACCCTCTCGGACATGTACTCCTGCATCACGAGCGCCATCGGCGCCCTGAAGGGCCCCCTGCACGGCGGCGCGAACGAGGCCGTGATGGACATGCTCGACGAGGTCGGCACGCCCGACAAGGCCGAGGCGTTCATCACGAAGAAGCTCGACAACAAAGAGAAGATCATGGGTGTCGGGCACCGCGTGTACAAGTACTTCGACCCCCGCAGCCGCGTCCTGCGCGACTACGCCGAGCACGTGGCGAACAAGGAAGGCAAGAGCAACTACTACCAGATTCTCGAAACCATCGAGAAGGTCGTCGTGGACCGCATCGGCAGCAAGGGCATCTACCCGAACGTGGACTTCTACAGCGGCACCGTGTACAGCGACCTGGGCATCAAGAAGGAATACTTCACGCCCATCTTCGCGCTGGCCCGCATCAGCGGCTGGTGCGCTAGCCTGATCGAGTACACGGGCAACAACCGCCTGCTGCGCCCCGACGCGGTGTACACCGGCGCCACCGACGCGCACTACGTGAAACTGCAAGACCGCCAGTAA
- the tuf gene encoding elongation factor Tu: MAKGTFERTKPHVNVGTIGHVDHGKTTLTAAITFTAAAMDPTIEKLAYDQIDKAPEEKARGITINTAHVEYNTPTRHYSHVDCPGHADYVKNMITGAAQMDGAILVVSSADGPMPQTREHILLARQVGVPYIVVFMNKVDMVDDEELLELVEMEVRELLSKYEFPGDDLPVIKGSALQALEALQANPKTARGENNWVDRIWELLDAVDSYIPTPERATDKTFLMPVEDVFTITGRGTVATGRVERGVVKVQDEVEIIGLRDTKKTTVTGIEMHRKLLDSGMAGDNVGVLLRGVARDDVERGQVLAKPGSIKPHTKFEASVYVLSKDEGGRHSAFFGGYRPQFYFRTTDVTGVVELPEGVEMVMPGDNITFVVELIKPIAMEEGLRFAIREGGRTVGAGVVAKVIE; the protein is encoded by the coding sequence ATGGCTAAAGGAACGTTCGAGCGCACGAAGCCCCACGTGAACGTGGGCACCATCGGTCACGTCGACCACGGCAAGACCACCCTGACCGCCGCGATCACCTTCACGGCCGCCGCGATGGACCCCACCATCGAAAAACTGGCCTACGACCAGATCGACAAGGCCCCCGAAGAAAAGGCCCGCGGCATCACCATCAACACCGCCCACGTCGAATACAACACCCCTACCCGCCACTACAGCCACGTTGACTGCCCCGGCCACGCCGACTACGTCAAGAACATGATCACCGGAGCCGCCCAGATGGACGGCGCCATCCTCGTGGTCAGCAGCGCCGACGGCCCCATGCCCCAGACCCGCGAGCACATCCTGCTCGCCCGTCAGGTCGGCGTGCCCTACATCGTCGTGTTCATGAACAAAGTGGACATGGTCGACGACGAAGAGCTCCTCGAGCTCGTCGAAATGGAAGTCCGTGAACTGCTGAGCAAGTACGAGTTCCCCGGCGACGACCTGCCCGTCATCAAGGGCAGCGCGCTGCAGGCCCTCGAAGCCCTGCAGGCCAACCCCAAGACCGCCCGCGGCGAGAACAACTGGGTTGACCGCATCTGGGAACTGCTCGACGCGGTGGACAGCTACATCCCCACCCCCGAGCGCGCCACCGACAAGACCTTCCTGATGCCCGTCGAAGACGTGTTCACGATCACCGGCCGCGGCACCGTGGCGACCGGCCGCGTGGAACGTGGCGTCGTGAAGGTCCAGGACGAAGTGGAAATCATCGGTCTGCGCGACACGAAGAAGACCACCGTGACCGGGATCGAAATGCACCGCAAGCTGCTGGACAGCGGCATGGCGGGCGACAACGTGGGCGTGCTGCTGCGTGGCGTGGCGCGTGACGACGTGGAGCGCGGCCAGGTGCTGGCCAAGCCCGGGAGCATCAAGCCGCACACGAAGTTCGAAGCCAGCGTGTACGTGCTGAGCAAGGACGAAGGCGGGCGTCACAGCGCGTTCTTCGGCGGGTACCGCCCCCAGTTCTACTTCCGCACGACGGACGTGACGGGCGTGGTGGAACTGCCCGAAGGCGTGGAAATGGTGATGCCTGGTGACAACATCACGTTCGTGGTGGAACTGATCAAGCCGATCGCGATGGAAGAGGGCCTGCGCTTCGCCATCCGCGAAGGTGGCCGTAC
- the tsaB gene encoding tRNA (adenosine(37)-N6)-threonylcarbamoyltransferase complex dimerization subunit type 1 TsaB, with amino-acid sequence MTEHAAPASLKPDVTLALDTATPWLTLALAWPGGSAQVSREVGRAHAELLPGAVQALFAEAGLPLRADAVVIGTGPGSYTGVRVGASYALGLGRVWGAPVLGVSTLEALVGGDGVQGVSLDARKGNVYAARYDVRGGVVRATLLAPTRLPLEEFQAALDGAPHRADAAPDGLALLRAGLDHGARDWALAYL; translated from the coding sequence ATGACTGAGCACGCTGCCCCTGCCTCCCTGAAGCCGGACGTGACCCTGGCACTGGACACGGCGACGCCGTGGCTGACGCTGGCGCTGGCGTGGCCGGGCGGGTCGGCGCAGGTGTCGCGTGAGGTGGGCCGGGCGCACGCGGAGCTGCTGCCGGGCGCGGTGCAGGCGCTGTTCGCGGAGGCGGGGCTGCCGCTGCGGGCGGACGCGGTCGTGATCGGCACGGGGCCCGGGTCGTACACGGGCGTGCGGGTGGGCGCGAGTTACGCGCTGGGCCTGGGGCGGGTGTGGGGCGCGCCGGTGCTGGGGGTCAGTACGCTGGAGGCGCTTGTGGGCGGGGACGGCGTGCAGGGCGTGTCGCTGGACGCCCGCAAGGGGAACGTGTACGCCGCGCGCTACGACGTGCGGGGCGGCGTGGTCCGCGCGACCCTGCTGGCACCCACGCGCCTGCCGCTCGAGGAGTTCCAGGCGGCCCTGGACGGCGCGCCGCACCGGGCGGACGCCGCGCCGGACGGCCTCGCGCTGCTGCGGGCAGGGCTGGATCACGGCGCGCGGGACTGGGCGCTGGCGTACCTGTAA
- a CDS encoding ABC transporter ATP-binding protein, with the protein MDSFRSLLPYLRLHTRQYVIGLIAVAIATAVNLIPFYLIRLTIDGLTGQVDGNPATPGLTVATAGLYALGVVAAALTAGFFMLVMRRNIVVASRQSEYEIRRDLFAHLQTLDKHYYDRARTGDLMNRLTGDLSAVREMLGFGAWQIVNIVAGFISAFTVMFSLSWQLALIVVAIVPVIVGVLTYLARLINVRHRLAQEQNSLISAKAQENFSGARVVKGYAIEDREIEDYRAMNLELLRRNIALTKVDGPLRSFMSLLLGLAFGLILLVGGRLILEPGSTFTVGMFVQFVGTLERLTFPMLMIGWITGVTQRGLASWLRLKEIFDAQPLVRDEPGRADSRLQTLRGDISLDHVTLRYGQTTVLNDVTLNVPAGTFLGITGPTGSGKTVLGQLLTRAMDPTSGAVRIDGHDLRTIPLGALRDAISVVPQEPFLFGDSIANNIGFGVEARDLPGVPTGVSVVGAPPPDDIPQNPDPARVRNAARLAGLLNDVEDFPQGFDTMLGERGVTLSGGQRQRTAIARAIVREPAILILDDSLSAVDTETERRIVDGLREVSQGRTVILIAHRVSTLRHADQIVVLEEGRVTEQGTHDDLLAQNGHYAQLERLQRLASDLDADDEPVADPERAADQLEHQKVNR; encoded by the coding sequence TTGGACAGTTTCCGCTCCCTGCTCCCGTACCTGCGCCTGCACACGCGCCAGTACGTGATCGGGCTCATCGCCGTGGCCATCGCCACCGCCGTGAACCTGATTCCCTTCTACCTCATCCGCCTGACCATCGACGGCCTGACCGGACAGGTGGACGGCAACCCCGCCACCCCGGGCCTGACCGTCGCCACCGCCGGGCTGTACGCCCTGGGCGTCGTGGCCGCGGCGCTCACCGCCGGCTTCTTCATGCTGGTCATGCGCCGCAACATCGTCGTGGCGTCCCGGCAGTCCGAGTACGAGATCCGCCGCGACCTCTTCGCGCACCTCCAGACGCTCGACAAGCACTACTACGACCGCGCCCGCACCGGCGACCTGATGAACCGCCTGACCGGCGACCTGAGCGCCGTGCGCGAGATGCTGGGCTTCGGCGCGTGGCAGATCGTGAACATCGTGGCGGGCTTCATCTCGGCCTTCACGGTGATGTTCAGCCTGAGCTGGCAGCTGGCGCTGATCGTCGTGGCGATCGTGCCGGTCATCGTGGGCGTCCTGACGTACCTCGCGCGGCTCATCAACGTCCGCCACCGCCTCGCGCAGGAGCAGAACTCCCTGATCTCCGCCAAGGCGCAGGAGAACTTCAGCGGCGCCCGCGTCGTCAAGGGCTACGCCATCGAGGACCGCGAGATCGAGGACTACCGCGCTATGAACCTCGAACTGCTGCGCCGCAACATCGCCCTGACCAAGGTGGACGGCCCGCTGCGCTCGTTCATGAGCCTGCTGCTGGGCCTGGCCTTCGGGCTGATCCTGCTCGTGGGCGGGCGGCTGATCCTGGAACCGGGCAGCACCTTCACGGTCGGGATGTTCGTGCAGTTCGTGGGCACCCTGGAACGCCTGACCTTCCCGATGCTGATGATCGGCTGGATCACCGGGGTCACGCAGCGCGGCCTGGCCTCCTGGCTGCGCCTGAAGGAGATCTTCGACGCCCAGCCCCTCGTGCGCGACGAGCCCGGGCGGGCCGACAGCCGCCTCCAGACCCTGCGCGGCGACATCAGCCTGGACCACGTCACGCTGCGCTACGGCCAGACCACCGTCCTGAACGACGTGACCCTGAACGTGCCCGCCGGGACCTTCCTGGGCATCACCGGTCCCACCGGCAGCGGCAAGACCGTCCTGGGTCAGCTGCTGACCCGCGCCATGGATCCCACGAGCGGCGCCGTGCGCATCGACGGGCACGACCTGCGCACCATCCCCCTGGGCGCGCTGCGCGACGCGATCAGCGTGGTGCCGCAGGAACCCTTCCTGTTCGGGGACAGCATCGCCAACAACATCGGCTTCGGGGTCGAGGCCCGCGACCTGCCGGGCGTGCCCACCGGGGTCAGCGTGGTCGGCGCGCCCCCGCCCGACGACATCCCCCAGAACCCGGACCCGGCCCGCGTGCGCAACGCCGCGCGGCTCGCCGGTCTGCTCAATGACGTGGAGGACTTCCCGCAGGGCTTCGACACCATGCTCGGCGAGCGCGGTGTCACCCTGAGCGGCGGGCAGCGCCAGCGCACCGCCATCGCCCGCGCCATCGTGCGCGAACCCGCCATCCTGATCCTCGACGACTCGCTGAGCGCCGTGGACACCGAAACCGAACGCCGCATCGTGGACGGCCTGCGCGAGGTCAGCCAGGGCCGCACCGTGATCCTGATCGCCCACCGCGTCAGCACCCTGCGCCACGCCGACCAGATCGTCGTGCTGGAGGAGGGCCGCGTGACCGAACAGGGCACCCACGACGACCTGCTGGCCCAGAACGGGCACTACGCCCAGCTCGAGCGCCTCCAGCGTCTCGCGAGCGACCTCGACGCCGACGACGAACCTGTGGCCGACCCTGAACGGGCCGCCGACCAGCTCGAACACCAGAAGGTGAACCGATGA
- a CDS encoding PHB depolymerase family esterase codes for MTRNYTLYTPAAGAGAARPLVVMLHGCTQSPADFAAGTRMNDLADTQGFLVVYPEQPSSANQNKCWNWFDPAHQARGQGEPAAIKAVVDAVKGKVNVDAARVYVAGLSAGAAMSVIMGTTYPDVFSGIGVASGLEFKAATSSSAAFTAMNSGGPNPDAQGTAAYAAMGTFKRTVRTIVFHGSSDYTVYPVNGDQVAAQWVQTNDLADDGQDNGSRSTAQVTTRSGTVSGGRAYSVKTFAGGVVEQWSVAGMGHAWSGGSTAGSYTDPKGPDASAELWRFFSAGTSGGGGTAPDTTAPVVSVSPAPGTYVGPLTVTLALNESGTVYATTDGSDPVSSATRVTLAGGGSVTLGGSGTVRAYAVDTAGNASATQAYAYTLTAAPDTAVSFSSVGTQDGYVAANTPSATTGGYVVASGGISVGDNADAPWKGVLSFDTSSLPDGATVTGATLTVRYSLAPNGNPWAGGAGLGVDVRSGCLGASCALGTDDFAAAVTAAGAATFTAPSGTAAGTTLSAPLNASGLAAINRAGSTQLRLAFTGGTARSNGLSDYLTLGEGTQVTLNVTYR; via the coding sequence GTGACCCGCAATTACACGCTGTACACGCCCGCAGCCGGGGCGGGCGCGGCGCGGCCCCTGGTGGTCATGCTGCACGGCTGCACGCAGTCCCCGGCGGATTTCGCGGCGGGGACGCGCATGAACGACCTCGCGGACACGCAGGGCTTCCTGGTCGTGTACCCGGAGCAGCCGTCGAGCGCCAATCAGAACAAATGCTGGAACTGGTTCGATCCGGCGCATCAGGCGCGCGGGCAGGGGGAACCGGCGGCGATCAAGGCGGTCGTGGACGCCGTGAAAGGCAAGGTGAACGTGGACGCCGCGCGGGTGTACGTGGCGGGCCTGTCGGCGGGCGCGGCCATGAGCGTGATCATGGGGACCACGTACCCGGACGTGTTCAGCGGCATCGGCGTCGCGTCGGGGCTGGAGTTCAAGGCGGCCACGAGTTCCTCGGCGGCGTTCACGGCCATGAACAGCGGCGGGCCGAACCCGGACGCGCAGGGCACGGCGGCGTATGCGGCGATGGGGACGTTCAAGCGGACGGTGCGGACCATCGTGTTCCACGGCAGCAGCGACTACACGGTGTACCCGGTGAACGGGGATCAGGTGGCGGCGCAGTGGGTGCAGACGAACGACCTCGCGGACGACGGGCAGGACAACGGCAGCCGCAGCACCGCTCAGGTGACGACTCGTTCGGGCACGGTCAGCGGGGGCCGGGCGTACAGCGTGAAGACCTTCGCGGGCGGCGTGGTCGAGCAGTGGTCGGTGGCCGGCATGGGGCACGCCTGGAGTGGCGGGAGTACCGCCGGGTCGTACACGGATCCGAAAGGGCCGGACGCCAGCGCGGAGCTTTGGCGCTTCTTCAGCGCCGGAACGTCGGGTGGGGGCGGCACGGCGCCGGACACGACCGCGCCGGTCGTGAGCGTGTCGCCCGCGCCGGGCACGTACGTGGGGCCGCTGACGGTCACGCTGGCCCTGAACGAGTCGGGCACGGTGTACGCCACCACGGACGGCAGCGACCCGGTCAGCAGTGCCACGCGGGTAACGCTGGCGGGCGGGGGGAGCGTCACGCTGGGGGGCAGCGGCACCGTGCGGGCCTACGCGGTGGACACGGCGGGGAACGCGTCGGCCACCCAGGCGTACGCCTACACGCTGACGGCCGCGCCGGACACGGCGGTGTCGTTCAGTTCGGTGGGGACGCAGGACGGGTACGTGGCGGCGAACACGCCGTCCGCCACGACCGGCGGGTACGTGGTGGCGTCGGGCGGGATCAGCGTGGGGGACAACGCGGACGCCCCGTGGAAGGGCGTGCTGTCGTTCGACACGTCCAGCCTGCCGGACGGCGCGACCGTCACCGGCGCGACCCTGACGGTGCGCTACAGCCTCGCGCCGAACGGGAACCCCTGGGCGGGCGGCGCGGGCCTGGGGGTCGACGTGCGGAGCGGCTGCCTGGGCGCCTCCTGCGCGCTGGGCACGGACGACTTCGCGGCGGCCGTCACGGCGGCGGGCGCGGCCACCTTCACGGCGCCCTCGGGCACGGCGGCGGGCACCACCCTCAGCGCGCCGCTGAACGCCTCTGGGCTCGCGGCGATCAACCGGGCGGGCAGCACGCAGCTGCGCCTGGCCTTCACGGGCGGCACGGCGCGCAGCAACGGCCTGAGCGACTACCTCACGCTGGGCGAGGGCACGCAGGTCACGCTGAACGTCACGTACCGCTGA
- a CDS encoding ABC transporter ATP-binding protein: protein MTRPDTDAYQKGFDAHLVRRILHYVRPYLPLVIGGVLLALLISLASPLFALIQRHAIDAYLSPLAQRQAVSRDALLSGLTTTALAYMGLKVVEFALQYGFTLTIGYLGQNVLRDIRADVFSKLQRLHLAYFDQNPVGRLITRVTSDVDAINQFITGGLVSLIQSTFIIVVYVVIMLSVNWRLALISFTVLPILFAATRFFQTRLRDAFRVTRTQQAIVNSKLNENITGMLTVQLFGRQKRSALDFNLSNRALLSANENSVKWFSLFMPVVAVLGQVAVALILYFAARQILGVDGVVAGAITVGTLFAFVQLSQQLFQPIQDLADVFNNLQAAMASSERIFGVLDTEEAIQDKPGAQTLPDFQGRVTFDKVWFAYDQDVTGTTPDSDDRWILRGIDLDIQPGESVALVGATGAGKTSVTALVSRFYDVQRGAVKVDGVNVRDLQQHDLRKHVGVVLQDVFLFAGTIESNLTLNNPEIPHERVVEACRYVGVHDYVLSLEHGYQTEVRERGATLSTGQKQLLAFARALIQNPDILLVLDEATANVDTETELRIQAALERVMRGRTSIIIAHRLSTIEHCDRIVVMRKGRIVEQGSHRQLLDRGGYYAKLHRLQYAQGDAAD, encoded by the coding sequence ATGACCCGCCCCGACACCGACGCCTACCAGAAGGGCTTTGACGCCCACCTCGTGCGGCGCATCCTGCACTACGTCCGCCCGTACCTGCCGCTCGTGATCGGCGGGGTGCTGCTGGCGCTGCTGATCTCGCTGGCCTCGCCGCTGTTCGCGCTCATCCAGCGCCACGCCATCGACGCGTACCTCTCGCCCCTCGCGCAGCGGCAGGCGGTCAGCCGCGACGCCCTCCTGAGCGGCCTGACCACCACCGCCCTGGCCTACATGGGCCTGAAGGTCGTGGAATTCGCCCTGCAGTACGGGTTCACGCTGACCATCGGCTACCTGGGCCAGAACGTGCTGCGCGACATCCGCGCCGACGTGTTCAGCAAGCTGCAGCGCCTGCACCTGGCGTACTTCGACCAGAACCCGGTCGGCCGCCTGATCACCCGCGTCACCAGCGACGTGGACGCCATCAACCAGTTCATCACCGGCGGCCTGGTCAGCCTGATCCAGAGCACATTCATCATCGTCGTATACGTGGTGATCATGCTCAGCGTGAACTGGCGCCTCGCGCTGATCTCGTTCACGGTGCTGCCCATCCTGTTCGCCGCCACGCGCTTCTTCCAGACCCGCCTGCGTGACGCGTTCCGCGTGACCCGCACCCAGCAGGCCATCGTGAACAGCAAGCTGAACGAGAACATCACCGGGATGCTCACCGTGCAGCTGTTCGGCCGCCAGAAGCGCAGCGCGCTGGACTTCAACCTCAGCAACCGCGCCCTGCTGAGCGCCAACGAGAACAGCGTCAAGTGGTTCTCGCTGTTCATGCCCGTCGTGGCCGTGCTGGGCCAGGTGGCGGTCGCGCTGATCCTGTACTTCGCCGCCCGGCAGATCCTGGGGGTGGACGGCGTGGTCGCCGGGGCCATCACGGTCGGGACGCTGTTCGCGTTCGTGCAGCTCTCACAGCAGCTGTTCCAGCCCATCCAGGATCTCGCGGACGTGTTCAACAACCTCCAGGCGGCCATGGCGAGCAGCGAACGCATCTTCGGCGTGCTCGACACTGAGGAAGCCATCCAGGACAAGCCCGGCGCGCAGACGCTGCCGGACTTCCAGGGCCGCGTCACCTTCGACAAGGTCTGGTTCGCGTACGACCAGGACGTCACCGGGACCACCCCCGACAGCGACGACCGCTGGATCCTGCGCGGCATTGACCTCGACATCCAGCCCGGCGAGAGCGTGGCCCTGGTCGGCGCGACCGGCGCGGGCAAGACCAGCGTCACCGCCCTGGTCAGCCGCTTCTACGACGTGCAGCGCGGCGCGGTGAAGGTGGACGGCGTGAACGTCCGCGACCTCCAGCAGCACGACCTGCGCAAGCACGTGGGCGTCGTGTTGCAGGACGTCTTTCTCTTCGCGGGCACCATCGAGAGCAACCTCACGCTGAACAACCCCGAGATTCCCCACGAGCGCGTCGTGGAAGCCTGCCGCTACGTCGGCGTGCACGACTATGTCCTCAGCCTCGAACACGGCTACCAGACCGAGGTGCGTGAACGCGGCGCGACCCTCTCGACCGGGCAGAAGCAGCTGCTGGCCTTCGCCCGCGCGCTGATCCAGAACCCGGACATCCTGCTCGTGCTCGACGAGGCCACCGCCAACGTGGACACCGAGACCGAACTGCGCATCCAGGCCGCGCTGGAACGCGTCATGCGCGGCCGCACCAGCATCATCATCGCCCACCGCCTCAGCACCATCGAACACTGCGACCGCATTGTCGTGATGCGCAAGGGCCGCATCGTGGAACAGGGCAGCCACCGCCAGCTGCTCGACCGGGGCGGCTACTACGCCAAACTCCACCGCCTCCAGTACGCGCAGGGTGACGCCGCCGACTGA
- a CDS encoding MBL fold metallo-hydrolase — MTDAPLLTPVLGSLHALQVPIPYPMKYVTVLLDRPAGGPVTMIDCALDTPEARAALEAGLAALGLHWPDVDRLIITHHHPDHYGLAGVVEERSGAQVQMLDVEIGRGERYWHLWEEWLPGHLKHMRDHGLPPESLEGMGADNRRGRERVHPASRVQPLREGQHVELSGQPWEVLWLPGHADGHLGLWNEAEGTLIAGDAILPRISPNVGLYAYTRPDPLGDYLQTLGKLEALNPARAVVGHHGPVMTGVQARARELRDHHHERLDFMKAEAAREPRSAYELSLAMFPRDLNISGRRFALAETLAHVEHLRLLGQLYRTWNEAREVWLYHA, encoded by the coding sequence ATGACCGACGCGCCGCTGCTCACGCCCGTGCTGGGCTCCCTGCACGCCCTTCAGGTGCCGATTCCGTACCCGATGAAGTACGTGACGGTGCTGCTGGACCGCCCGGCGGGGGGCCCGGTCACCATGATCGACTGCGCGCTCGACACGCCCGAGGCCCGCGCGGCGCTGGAGGCGGGGCTGGCGGCGCTGGGGCTGCACTGGCCGGACGTGGACCGCCTGATCATCACGCACCACCACCCCGATCACTACGGGCTGGCGGGCGTGGTGGAGGAACGCAGCGGCGCGCAGGTGCAGATGCTGGACGTGGAGATCGGGCGGGGCGAGCGCTACTGGCACCTGTGGGAGGAGTGGCTGCCCGGGCACCTGAAGCACATGCGCGATCACGGCCTGCCGCCCGAGTCGCTGGAGGGCATGGGGGCCGACAACCGCCGGGGCCGCGAGCGGGTCCATCCGGCGTCGCGCGTGCAGCCGCTGCGCGAGGGGCAGCACGTGGAGCTGTCGGGGCAGCCGTGGGAGGTGCTGTGGCTGCCCGGGCACGCGGACGGCCACCTGGGCCTCTGGAATGAAGCCGAGGGGACCCTGATCGCCGGGGACGCGATCCTGCCGCGCATCAGCCCGAACGTGGGCCTGTACGCGTACACCCGCCCCGACCCGCTGGGCGACTACCTCCAGACGCTGGGCAAACTGGAGGCGCTGAACCCGGCGCGGGCGGTGGTGGGGCACCACGGGCCGGTCATGACCGGCGTGCAGGCCCGCGCGCGCGAACTGCGCGACCATCACCACGAGCGGCTGGACTTCATGAAGGCCGAGGCGGCCCGTGAGCCCCGCAGCGCGTACGAGCTGTCCCTGGCGATGTTCCCGCGTGACCTGAACATCTCGGGGCGGCGCTTCGCGCTGGCCGAGACCCTGGCCCACGTCGAGCACCTGCGCCTGCTGGGGCAGCTGTACCGCACCTGGAACGAGGCGCGCGAGGTGTGGCTGTACCACGCCTGA
- the zapE gene encoding cell division protein ZapE, giving the protein MHPAISVLDLTLRDLHPGRRFTGVTFAGYRANSEFPSQQAAAHRVQAFVQGLTHPVRPAFWRQRPPVRGLYLDGGFGVGKTHLLASAWALAAQDIPAGYVHFQELTSLIGRLGSARAAQVFAQFRLLCIDEFELDDPGNTHLIGTFLGRIMPGGVHVITTSNTPPGSLGEGRFNAALFSETLHALAARFEAVRIDGPDYRGREQARQTLLSAAEYLAWRQRHEGVHVLSWSGTELADVLLRVHPADVGRWLGGVGGVAVTDLRTFTHPDKLLREQGAIRFVHFVDRLYDMGVPAAFTGVPIAEIFEDSYRTAGFGRKYSRCLLRVAELMTEAS; this is encoded by the coding sequence GTGCACCCGGCGATCTCTGTCCTTGACCTGACGCTGCGCGACCTGCATCCCGGACGGCGGTTTACTGGCGTCACCTTCGCAGGCTACCGTGCCAACTCCGAATTCCCGTCGCAGCAGGCAGCGGCGCACCGGGTCCAGGCGTTCGTCCAGGGCCTCACGCATCCGGTCCGGCCGGCCTTCTGGCGTCAGCGGCCTCCCGTCAGGGGCCTGTATCTGGACGGCGGCTTCGGCGTGGGGAAAACGCATCTGCTGGCCAGCGCGTGGGCGCTGGCCGCGCAGGACATCCCGGCCGGGTACGTTCATTTCCAGGAGCTGACCTCCCTGATCGGCCGCCTGGGCTCGGCGCGCGCCGCGCAGGTCTTCGCCCAGTTCAGGCTGCTGTGCATCGATGAATTCGAACTCGACGACCCCGGGAACACGCACCTGATCGGCACGTTCCTGGGCAGGATCATGCCGGGCGGCGTGCACGTGATCACGACCTCCAACACGCCGCCCGGCAGCCTGGGGGAGGGGCGGTTCAACGCGGCGCTGTTCAGCGAGACCCTGCACGCCCTGGCGGCGCGGTTCGAGGCCGTCCGTATCGACGGTCCCGATTACCGCGGACGGGAGCAGGCCCGTCAGACCCTGCTGTCGGCGGCGGAATACCTGGCGTGGCGGCAGCGGCACGAGGGGGTTCACGTGCTGAGCTGGTCCGGCACCGAACTGGCTGATGTTCTGCTGCGTGTTCACCCCGCCGATGTCGGCCGTTGGCTCGGCGGGGTCGGCGGCGTTGCCGTCACGGACCTGCGCACCTTCACCCACCCGGACAAGTTGCTGCGGGAGCAGGGCGCGATCCGCTTCGTTCACTTTGTGGACAGGCTGTATGACATGGGCGTGCCCGCGGCGTTCACGGGCGTGCCTATCGCGGAGATCTTCGAGGACTCCTACCGGACCGCCGGGTTCGGGCGGAAGTACTCGCGCTGCCTGTTGAGGGTGGCCGAACTGATGACGGAGGCCAGCTGA